In one Cygnus olor isolate bCygOlo1 chromosome 27, bCygOlo1.pri.v2, whole genome shotgun sequence genomic region, the following are encoded:
- the PPIA gene encoding peptidyl-prolyl cis-trans isomerase A, whose product MANPVVFFDIAANGEPLGRVTFELFADKVPKTAENFRALSTGEKGFGYKGSCFHRIIPGFMCQGGDFTRHNGTGGKSIYGEKFADENFILKHTGPGILSMANAGPNTNGSQFFICTAKTEWLDGKHVVFGRVKEGMNVVEAMERCGSKDGKTSKQITISDCGQLS is encoded by the exons atggccAACCCCGTCGTGTTCTTCGACATCGCCGCCAACGGCGAGCCCCTGGGCCGCGTCACCTTCGAG CTCTTCGCGGACAAGGTGCCCAAGACAGCAG aGAACTTCCGCGCCCTGAGCACCGGCGAGAAGGGATTCGGCTACAAGGGGTCCTGCTTCCACCGGATCATCCCCGGCTTCATGTGCCAG GGCGGCGACTTCACGCGCCACAACGGCACCGGCGGCAAGTCCATCTACGGGGAGAAGTTCGCCGACGAGAACTTCATCCTGAAGCACACGGGGCCCGGCATCCTGTCCATGGCCAACGCCGGCCCCAACACGAACGGCTCCCAGTTCTTCATCTGCACGGCCAAGACCGAGTG GTTGGATGGCAAACACGTCGTCTTCGGCCGCGTCAAGGAGGGGATGAACGTGGTGGAGGCCATGGAGCGCTGCGGCTCCAAGGACGGCAAGACGAGCAAGCAGATCACCATCTCCGACTGCGGGCAGCTCTCGTAA
- the ZMIZ2 gene encoding LOW QUALITY PROTEIN: zinc finger MIZ domain-containing protein 2 (The sequence of the model RefSeq protein was modified relative to this genomic sequence to represent the inferred CDS: deleted 1 base in 1 codon) translates to MNPMNPMKPSLPPTPHGDGSFAYEAVPWQPSTNQPAGSLSVVTTVWGVSNTSQSQVFGSPMGPGGSSSSTPLLPGMAGTGSGMSSPQFLAQQPFAEGTPGKGYVQQSVYGRGSYPGGPGFAPSYAGSPGGPGGMGLPSHAGRPPADFTQAAAAAAVAAAAATATATATATVAALQEKQSQELSQYGAMGAGQPFSSQFLPHAAPRGPAVPAGMSPAGMAGVMGPSGMAPMSMSPARAPGMSALYSGQRMPQHAYPGPPQSQQLPRQGVKRAYSSEGYPAQQYLQGGQYPAAGTQYAPSAPQPSAPSPSYPGHRIQPGMGQYLSASGSAGPYYKPAEQFNGQGASFGTYSQAAINGPGRSMPGYPSSPLPGNPTPPMTPGSSMAPYMSPGQDVKSPFLPDMKPGIAALHPSPSGPPPGEELRLTFPVRDGVVLEPFRLQHNLAVSNHVFQLRDSVYKTLMMRPDLELQFKCYHHEDRQMNTNWPASVQVSVNATPLTIERGDNKTSHKPLYLKHVCQPGRNTIQITVTACCCSHLFVLQLVHRPSVRSVLQGLIKKRLLPAEHCITKIKRNFSSGTIPGTPGPNGEDGVEQTAIKVSLKCPITFRRIQLPARGHDCRHIQCFDLESYLQLNCERGTWRCPVCNKTALLEGLEVDQYMLGILIYIQNSDYEEITIDPTCSWKPVPVKPDVHVKEEPDGPALKRCRTMSPTHMVLPSIMEMIAALGPGSSPFPALPPPAAPAPADYGAQGSGFAGPGGFPEPFPPAAPGTPTLSEFARGPPPGSYPPDLPGGLLPPEKPPAPPLSGQLPPAGRMEPSHAAAMGSAPQPLHHRPAPPARPPPGPAAPPGGHGPDLAFGTAPPMAGSGEGPEPALDLLPELTNPDELLSYLGPPDLPSSSNDDLLSLFENN, encoded by the exons ATGAACCCCATGAACCCCATGAAACCGTCGCTGCCGCCCACGCCGCACGG tgaTGGTTCATTTGCATACGAGGCTGTTCCTTGGCAACCGAGCACCAATCAGCCGGCGGGATCCCTCTCCGTGGTAACCACCGTGTGGGGTGTCAGCAACACCTCCCAGAGCCAG GTTTTTGGCAGCCCCATGGGCCCCGgggggagcagctccagcaccccgCTGCTGCCCGGCATGGCCGGCACCGGCTCGGGCATGAGCTCGCCGCAGTTCCTGGCGCAGCAGCCCTTCGCCGAGGGCACCCCCGGCAAGGGCTACGTGCAGCAGAGCGTCTACGGCCGCGGCTCCTACCCCGGGGGGCCGGGCTTCGCCCCCAG CTACGCGGGCAgccccggcggccccggcgggATGGGGCTCCCCTCGCACGCCGGCCGGCCCCCCGCCGACTTCACCCaggcggccgccgccgctgctgtggccgccgccgccgccactgCCACCGCCACGGCCACGGCCACGGTGGCGGCgctgcaggagaagcagagccaggagctgagccAGTACGGGGCG ATGGGAGCGGGGCAGCCCTTCAGCAGCCAGTTCCTGCCCCACGcggcgccccgcggccccgccgtgcccgcCGGCATGAGCCCGGCTGGCATGGCGGGCGTCATGGGCCCCTCGGGCATGGCCCCCATGAGCATGAGCCCCGCACGGGCGCCCGGCATGAGCGCCCTGTACAGCGGCCAGCGGATGCCGCAGCACGCCTACCCTGgccccccccagagccagcagctcccacgCCAGGGCGTCAAGCGGGCGTACTCCAGCGAG GGATACCCGGCGCAGCAGTACCTGCAGGGTGGGCAGTACCCTGCTGCCGGCACCCAGTAtgcccccagcgccccccagCCCTCCGCTCCGTCCCCGTCCTACCCTGGGCACAGGATTCAGCCGGGTATGGGCCAGTACCTCTCCGCCTCGGGCAGCGCTGGGCCCTACTACAAG CCAGCTGAGCAGTTCAACGGGCAGGGCGCCAGCTTCGGCACCTACAGCCAGGCGGCCATCAACGGG CCGGGCCGGTCGATGCCGGGGTACCCCAGCTCGCCCCTGCCCGGGAACCCCACGCCGCCCATGACGCCGGGGAGCAGCATGGCGCCCTACATGTCCCCGGGCCAGGACGTCAAGTCGCCCTTCCTGCCTGACATGAAGCCCGGCATCGCCGCCCTGCACCCCTCGCCCTCGG ggcccccccccggcgAGGAGCTGCGCCTCACCTTCCCGGTGCGCGACGGCGTGGTGCTGGAGCCCTTCCGCCTGCAGCACAACCTGGCCGTCAGCAACCACGTCTTCCAGCTGCGCGACTCCGTCTACAAGACGCTCATGATGAG GCCCGACCTGGAGCTGCAGTTCAAGTGCTACCACCACGAGGACCGGCAGATGAACACCAACTGGCCGGCCTCCGTGCAGGTCAGCGTCAACGCCACGCCGCTCACCATCGAGCGCGGCGACAACAAGACGTCGCACAAGCCGCTCTACCTGAAGCACGTCTGCCAGCCCGGCCGCAACACCATCCAGATCACCGTCACCGCCTGCTGCTGC TCGCACCTCTTcgtgctgcagctggtgcaCCGGCCCTCGGTGCGCTCGGTGCTGCAGGGCCTCATCAAGAAGCGCCTGCTGCCCGCCGAGCACTGCATCACCAAAA TCAAGCGCAACTTCAGCAGCGGGACCATCCCGGGCACGCCGGGGCCCAACGGCGAGGACGGCGTGGAGCAGACGGCCATCAAGGTGTCCCTCAAGTGCCCCATCACCTTCCGACGCATCCAGCTCCCCGCCAGGGGCCACGACTGCCGGCACATACAG TGCTTCGACCTGGAGTCCTACCTGCAGCTCAACTGCGAGCGGGGCACGTGGCGCTGCCCTGTCTGCAA TAAGACGGcgctgctggaggggctggaggtggACCAGTACATGCTGGGCATCCTGATCTACATCCAGAA CTCGGACTACGAGGAGATCACCATCGACCCGACGTGCAGCTGGAAGCCCGTGCCCGTGAAGCCCGACGTGCACGTCAAGGAGGAGCCGGACGGGCCGGCGCTGAAGCGCTGCCGGACCATGAGCCCCACGCACATGGTGCTGCCCAGCATCATGGAGATGATCGCCGCCCTGGGGCCCGGCTCCTCGCCCTTCCCGGCCctgccgccccccgccgcgcccgcccCCGCCGACTACGGCGCCCAGG GTTCCGGCTTCGCCGGGCCCGGCGGCTTCCCGGAGCCGttccccccggccgcccccggcaCGCCGACGCTGAGCGAGTTCGCg cggggccccccccccggctcctaCCCGCCCGACCTCCCCGGCGGCCTCCTGCCCCCCGAGAAGCCGCCCGCGCCCCCTCTCTCCGGACAG CTGCCTCCCGCCGGCCGGATGGAGCCGTCCCACGCCGCGGCCATGGGcagcgccccgcagcccctgcaccaccgccccgcgccccccgcgcggccccccccgggccccgcggcccccccgggggggcacGGCCCCGACCTGGCCTTCGGCACCGCGCCGCCCATGGCGGGCAGCGGCGAGGGGCCCGAGCCGGCGCTGGAC ctgctgcccgaGCTGACGAACCCCGACGAGCTGCTCTCCTACCTGGGCCCCCCCgacctgcccagcagcagcaacgaCGACCTGCTCTCCCTCTTCGAGAACAACTGA